A region of the Stieleria neptunia genome:
ATGTTCTTCAAGCTTGGAATCGACTTCCGACAGTTTGGAACCGTAAAAACGGTACAGTTCCAGAGCCTGTTTTAACGCAAATACATGTTCTTCACGCCAATTGCCTTCCAGAGCTTTCGCGATCGTCGACTCGTCATTTTTGCACCTTGGATCGCGAAGTTTTGCGAGTAGGTGAGGGTCTCGACTGCCCGCAACAATGGCATCCAAAATGGCAAGGCCAGTGGTGCCGGTGATGTCCGAAATGACGTGATGGAGCTGGACATTCATTTCCATCATCGCCTTCTGCATCCGTTGGATATGCTCGCTCGCGTTGGCGACGAGCATGGCTCGTTGCCGCATGTAAGAACGCAGAACACAAATTGCCGCACTCTTCCAACCAATCTGCGAGCGACGCCAGATCGGATGTAAAGGTGCCGAAGCAGCGAACGTGTGATGAGTCGCGATCGGAGGGCACGGCAACATAGTGCTGGGTCGAACCAATATCGATGCCGGCAGCGTTCAAGTTGATTGTGTCAAGTGATTGTGGAACGGGTGCGTTGTCAATCGGAAACCCACCACGTGATCGACGCTTAGGTTTCCCAGAGGATTTCTTCTTGGCCATGGCGGAACTCCGAAAGGTGACTTCAACGGAAAAACGCGGCAGGCGCGGGAGTAGGGCTCTGTTATTCTCTCAAACGGGGTCAACGCCGTGAGGCGAGCCACCAATGTCATTTTCAAGCAAACTCCCGGGACCAGGCTGAGAAGCGGGCACGAAGCACCACGTAGAGAACGGCCTCCACGACCCGCCGCGTATCCGACATGATAATCCTCACACCCAGTTCCTCGGAATCATTTGGTCACTTGTGGCCTGCGGCGGCTGAGCGATTGGCCACTAAAATCCACGAAGAACCCTCGCTCAGAAACAGAACACCCAATTCCCAGTCTTCGCACATCGCCGTGTGCGGCTTTTCCGAGTCCTTACACGCAAAGACGTAGTGGAAGCTGAACGGAAGTTTCAACAATGGTTTCTGCGGTGGACCAAACAGTAGCATTTGGGAAAACAACGCTTGCCACTTAGGCTTCCACTCTTCTTCGGCCGGTCGGATCTCCAAGTCGATCACTTTCGTCGGTCGCACTACGCCCAGCGATGTCTTATCTTCCCTCCCACTGAGCTTTCCACTCATTGACCGTTCGATGTGGCAACGCGTCGATGATCGCTTTTCGATCTCGCCAACCGTTCTTCGATGAAATCGGTTCGCCAAGAACACGAAGGGTATCAAGGTTTGGTCGATGGCTTGCCGACCGGTTGTCTTTGGCCGATTCGGTCTTCTCGAGTTCGATCTCGATCCACTGATACTTGCGGAACTGATTCGATCGCGGCTGATAGCGGTAATCGACCGGATAGAGACGGATCCACTTGCCCGATTCCGTTACGCCGGCGGTACATACGCTTTCACGGTACTTTTCCGACGGATGTGGATACGTCATCACCGTGATCAGAACCTTTTCCAGTTGCCCACTACTACGCCCTCAAATTCACAATTTCCAATCCCGTCAGCGATGCCACGGAATTGGCCAACCGCAAACGATGGCACTGACACGGTTCCGCTTCCATGCAAACCAAAACGCTCGGCTTCTCTTGGACTAAGGCGGCGACCACTTCAATCGCTTGTGATTCCTTTTTCAGCGTTGTCCGCTCGTGCACCAGTCGTTCTTGTTAGCGGAACGGCGCGAGCGGGTTGTCGATTGAGTCGGGATCTGCTGAGTCAATGGTGAGCCGCTGGCCGCAAGGCCTCGGGCAGCGTCGCAGTGCCCGGCCGCTGACGCGGCGCGCGGCTCACAAAAACGACAGCCCGCGAGCCGTCCGGTGGCGTTTCAAAAACGCGTTGGAAAGACCGGAGGGCTCGCGCCCTGCCGCTAACGAAAGACAGCTTGCCCCAATCGAAGGTCACCCAACGACTACGGTTGGATCAGCCGAATGGTCAGGTTTTGCAGAGTCCAGCTTCCGGGGGCTTCCACGCCGTAGTGCGGGCTGCTGTCCAGGCGCAACGTCGCTCCGGCCTTGAGTACCCCGATGTCGCTTAGCAAGCCACTTTGGTCCTTGGCGTCCAGATCGGCGTCGATGCAGTAAATGGCCAAGGGCGCCCCTTCGCCGACTCGGTAAGACCCGCCGCAGACGCCGTCTTGGCCGGCCACGATCGCGGCGGATTCAACGATCACATCCCGATCAAACGTGATCTCGATGGCTTCGTGCCGATCGACCTTGCCCGGACGGCCGCCGCGGATCCCTAAACCGGCCGCACCGACGCGGAACGCTGGGCCCGCGGCCGCGCGATCGCCCGCGACGGCTTGATCGCCGCCCACCGCTGCCATCACCATCGTCAACGGCGTGTCACCGAAGTCGATCACCGTCTCGGCGACCGACTTCCCGTCGACCTGGTTAGCAATGTCCCCACCGGCCTGCCATTCAATCGTCAGCCGCTCGGTGGTCGCAAACTGTGCGACGCGATGACCGCCGGCAGTGCGATGCAACAACGCTTGGTCGGTCATGAAATGGACCAACGGTTCAAGCGTCGGGTCGTCGATTCGATCATTCGTTTCCCACTGGTCGACCGCCAGGTTGTACAGTTCGTACGGATTGGCTACTCCGGCTCGCAACAACCGGGCATCGAAAAACAGCTTCCACTGCCCGTCATAGGTTGTTCCGTCGATCGTGGGCGAATCGAGACGAAGGGCGACCGCGGCCGGGTCCCCCTTGGCTTCTTTGTGATCGTTGAACAACAGCGGCGGGCGGTCGGCGATCGATTCGCCTCGGAGTGCCGCCAGGACGCTGAAGCTGTCTTCGGCGCCTTTTTCACCACGGGCCAGGTCGGGCAGATCGGCGGCGACGATTTCAGCGACGGTTGCATAGAGATCTTGCAGCCCGATGGGTTCGTGATACGTCCGGCCCGGCGTCGTCGCATCACCGTCGCCGATGCCTCCGGCCGCCCAAGCGGCGAGGAAGGGCACGCGGTGGCCGCCTTCATAAATCGATCCCTTGTGTGAACGAAACGGTCCGGTCGCAATGTCACTGTTCTTCTCCGCGCCGTTGTCGCTGGTAAAGATCACCAACGTGGTCTCGATCAGCTTGCGGCCGGCGTGCCGGGGATCATCGGTCGTTTCCAGCCAGTCGAGCAAACGCCCCAGCGCCACGTCGTTCTCGTAGATAAAATCGTGCCGCGCGTCCATCGGATCACCCGACTTCGTCCGCGCCGCTCCCGCCACCGGTTTGCCATCGATCGCCTGGTCCGGGGTATACGGTCCGTGATTGGAATTGGACGGGTAGTACAAAAAGAACGGCTTGCTTGAGCTTCGGCCGGATTGCGTGTGTCGCTCAAGAAACTCGATGGCGTGATCGGAGTGACGGCTGCCCAAGGCACTCAACACGTACGCGTCGGGTCCGTCGGTGGCGAGTTGTTTTCCGTTTGCCGTTGCCGCGATCGCGGTCCGGCCGTGAATGTGCCCCGGACCGACGCTTTGCTTGGGGCCGTTTCGCTTCTTGGCATTTTTTCGGCCCGCATCGGGCCCAGACGTTCCATGCGACCGCGACGTGAATCGGGCGAAATCAAAACCGTGATCCAGCGGCGTCGTGAACAAAGGCTGGCGCAGGTCGGCATCGCTCCAGCCGGCGGCCGGTGAACCGTCGCTGCGCCGATAACGCAGCCCCACGTGCCATTTGCCGACCATCCCGGTCGAGTAGCCCTGGTCGCGCAACATCGATGCGATCGTCGGTCGGTCCGCTTCGATCATCGGATCACCCTGGGAACCAAACAGCACCCAGTACTTCAGACGATTGCGCCATGGATAGCGCCCGGTCATCAACCCATAGCGTGTCGGCGAACACCGCGATGAAGGCGTGTGGGCATCGGTCATCCGCACGCCCATCTTTGCCAACCGTTCCATCTGTGGCGTGTGGACTTGGACGGCATCCCCGTTGCCGGTGAAATCTTGATAGGCACTCGTGTCGCCCATTCCCATGTCGTCGGCCATCATCAAGACAATGTTCGGCCGAACCGTTGCCTCTTCACCACGCAGGCCCCCAGGGCGCCAGGCTTGTTGAAGGGACAGACCGACAATCAAGACGACAATCAATGGGGTGACTTTCATGATCCTACCGCGATCGACATGTTACAAAACGTCGCATTGTAACCGCTGTCGCTGCGCCCTTTGGCCGCGCTGAAATTATTTTAGCGAACCCGCGAATCGATTCGTGATCGCGCGCGTTCGACTGCCAAGGGGTGTCCGAATCCACGGCTAGTGCTTTGTCAGCTTTCAATTTTCGAGCCTGCGTTTGTCGAGCGGAAAAGGGGTCAGGTACCAAAAACCAAATGGCCCGCAGGGTGCTTCGGATTTTTGGTACCTGACCCCTTTTCCGCGGTACCCTAAGAATAAAAGTTGACGAAGCACTAGCCCCATTGTTGATGGCCCCGTGGCGAGACGACACTATGCACGCCGGCATTTGCTCGGCTGACGGTCTGATCCTCCTTGCTCGGTAACCCATCCTGATGAGAAAAAGCAAAACACTGGCACGTCTCCGCAATGGAGAAGCCATTCGAACCTGCGTGCTGGGACACTATATCCCCGCCTATGTCTGTCATGCCGCGCGGGCCGGGTACGATTGCCTTTGGCTGGACCTGGAACACCGTGCGTTGACGATTCATGAAACCCAAGCGCTGCTGGCGTTTTCGCACTTGTACGACATCGACGTCATGCTGCGACCGCCGACGCTGGAAAAAACGGGGCTCTATCGGTATTTGGAAGACGGCGCGACGGGCTTGCTGATCCCACATGTCTCGACGGCCGAAAAGGCCCAAACGCTGGTCGACGCGGTCAAGTTTCCGCCGCTGGGCGATCGCGGGATCGACAACGCCGGACTGGACGCTGATTTCCAAATTCATGATCCCGACCACTACGCCCAGTGGGCCAACCGCGAGACGTTTCTGTGCGTTCAAATTGAAACGCCCGAGGGGGTTCGCAACGTCGAATCGATCGCCGCGATCGAGGGCGTGGAGATGATCTTTGTCGGTCCCGGCGACCTGGGGCTGCGTCTGCGCCAATCCGGCGAAATGACGATCGACGAAGCCTGGGATGCCGTCGCCGCGGCCTGCAAAAAGCATGGCGTCGCGTTCGGCGGCCCGACGATGGAGCTGGACGAAATGAAAAAGCGGCGTGACCTCGGTGCCCAGTTGCTGGTCAACAGCAGCGAGTTCGGACATTTCTCCAAAGGTCTTCGTGAAGACATCCGGCAATACGAGGAGCTCCGCTGAACGGATCACACGGTGGTGATCATTCGCACGCGTCACCCGAGACGTCCGGTGACGCCGCCCTTGGGCGACGCGAAAGACCGGAGGGCTTGCGCCCTGCCGGTTTAATGGGATTGGTTGAGGCAATGGTGAGCCGCTGGCCGTAGGGCCTCGGGCGGGCGCCTGTATGCCCGGCCGCTTACGCGTCGCGGCTCACTCAATCGACAGGCCGCTCGCGCCCTGCCGCTAACAGTTCATCGACGACTCGCCGCTGGTGTTCGGGGGACCGTTTGAAAAATCGGTTGTTGATCTCAATCTCAATGCCAAAGTATCGCCGCGAATCGTATCGTTTCCGCAGCGCCGTCGTCAGCCCGTCGGCGGTTCCCGCGTAAGGTTCATTCATCAGGATTCTCCGTTTCGGAGAACGCTCGAGCAACCGCTGGCGCCACTGCCGACAGTACTCCGCTTCGCCGGCGGCATCGGGGTCAAACAACAACCCGAGATCGATCGGTCGCCACACGCCCGCGATCCGAGGCGTAAAGGTGTGGACGGAAAAGTGGATGGCCGTCTGTCCCCGATCGACGATCGCATCGATCGCGTTTCCGACCGCATTTCGATACGGGTGATAATACCGGTCCAAAATCAAACGTTTCCGATCGTCGGCAAGGTCGCGAGTGAATTTGGAAAACAGCGACTCGTGGTCAAGCGATCGGTTCAAATCAACCAACAAGCGTGTGGTGGTCGATGAGATTCGATCGACCCTTAGAGATTCAGCCAGTTGCCGGGCGGCCGCAAGGGATCCCGGATCGTGGCCGCGATGACTGGCCAGCCAGGCTTTCGCATCGCCGCGACCGAACGCATCGGCAAAGTCGTGGGGAACCTGATTGCCACCGTGTTCGCACGTCACCACATATGCCCGGTCCGAGTTTGCAAAGGAAATCAAATCCATTGACGTGTGTTGGTGATCGACCAGCTTGCGTGTCACGGCTGGAAGGGTTCCCAGTGGTCCAGCGAATCGGCGACTTCGTCGTAGACGTCCTTCAAGTCGTCCAACGTAAATTTCTTGCCCAACGCCGCACAGATGCGTGTCGCCAGGGTCCCCCGGTCGGTGATCACCTGCAACGGTGCGAACAGACTGTCCAGGACTTCATCGTGTCGCTTCATCCGGTCAAGCAGGAACGCCCACAAATCACCGGCCCGGCAACTGGATCGGGAGTAGCCGAACAGCTTCAAATAGTCGGGCGATTCGATTTTGGCGTGTTCGGCTCGCTCGCTAACCTGATCAAGAATGCCGCGGAGCAACTCGGTCGAGACGGTTTGTTGCTGGTGTAAAGACGACCAAGACTCAGCGACGAGCTCTTTCAGCAACGCGACGACCGCGGCGCAGATCGCGATGTCGGCACCCGGATACTCCTGCACATCCATCACGCGCAACTCGATCGAGCCCCGGTCAAATCGGGCGATCGCTCCCCGCGCATTGAGAAACTCGCCGAGCAACGCCCCGCCGGCAGCATGAGGACGAATGTCCGCGAAAAGACGATCCAGAATCTCCGCCTGATACGTGCCCTGGTCGTAGATCGGCTCGGGAATCAAATCGCCGACCAACGACGGCACCCTGCTGCAGTGATCGCCATAAAACTTCATCCGGGAATCGAGTTGGCCGGTATAACTGCCTCCCACCACCGGTGAACTGGCCGCCAACGCCGGCAGCAGCGGAAGCACCAATCGCACGGCGGCATGCAGCCGTGCAAATTCCTGGTCGTCGGCAAACGGCAGATTCAGGTGAACGCTTTGAACATTCGCCCAGCCATGGCTGTGGCAATCAAAGATTTTGTCGTAGGCGTCGTAGATTTCGTGATACTGATGCGGCCACAGCGCGGTTTCGACGACGGGATCCATCCAGGGATGCATCGCCGTCGGCATCAACCGCACGTTCAACGCGTCCAGGGTGGGGCCGAGATCGCGGATCGCTTTTTCAAACCGTGACGGCAACGGACGAATCTTGTTCGCCGGCTCGGTCGTCTTCAGCTCGATGACGTGCAAGGCCAACTCGTTGGACCAGGTGATCGGTCCGGATTCATACTCCGACGTCAATTCACCGCCGGCCAGCGACGCCAACAACACATCGGCGACCGGACGCACGGCGAGCGAGCCGCGATCGACCAGCATGTATTCCAATTCGATGCCATAGGCATCGAACAGTTTCAATCGGTCTGCCATGATTATCTCGCGTTGGCTAATTGCTTTTGAATTTCGATGCGTCGCGTGAAGGACTCCATGATCCGACGATAAAGTTCGTCGCGGAGCACGGCATCTTCGATTCCCGAATCAAGGTTCGGATTGTCGTTGACTTCGATGACATAGAACTGGCCATCGGATTCCTTGACATCGACGCCGTACAGACCGTTGCCGATCAAGTTGGCGGCTTTCAACGCGACCGCGACTGCCTTGCGCGGGGCGGTTTCGACGGGCAACGTTTCACACTTGCCGAATTTAGGCTTGGTACCCTTGGAGCCGTGATTGGCGATCTGCCAATGCCCCCGCGCCATGTGGTACTTGCAAGCGAACACGGCGCGCTGATCGAGGATCCCGATCCGCCAATCAAAGTCGGTTCGCATGTATTCTTGGGCGATCAACAGCTCCGAATCCGAAAAGAACTCGTCCAGCCGACGCTTCAAATCGTCGGCGTTTTCCGCTTTGACGACGCCTTGGGAAAACGCGCTGTCGGGACGTTTCAGCACACACGGAAAACTGAGCTGCCCGGCGACTTCGTCGGCGTTACCGCGATGCGCCACGATCGTTCGCGGCGTCGGTATTTTGGCTCGGTTGAGCAATTCGGCCAGGTAGACCTTGTTGGAACAACGCAGGATCGAGAGCGGATCGTCGATCACGACCATCCCCGCTGCCTGGGCACGTCTCGCGGTGCGGTAGGTGTGATGGTTGACCGCGGTCGTTTCGCGAATGAACAACGCGTCAAACTCCAGCAACCGGCCTGTGTCTTCCCGCGTGATCAACTCCGCCGCGATGCCTTCTTTCGCCGCGGCTTTGACCATCTTTTTCAGTGCGGCTTCGTCCGAGGGCGCCAGATCGCCTTCTTTCGGATCATGCAAGATCGCCATGTCGTAGCGTGTCACTTGACGCTTCGTGCGAACGGTGCTCCGGCGGGTGAAGTGCCGCTGTGCCGCATCGGCAACGAATTGACGGTGGTGCTTGGGCACATCATTCAATGCGATCGCCGACGCGCCACGCAACCGCCACTTGCTGCCTCGGGTGAACTTGAATCGCAACAACGGAGCTTGAAACAACGCGTATAACTCTTTGGCCAGCCGGCCGTGCTTTTTGGCGACGTTTTCGCCGAAATACACGCTCAGCACAAAGCTGTCGGTCGTCAACGATTGCAGCGACTTTTGAATCAACTCCTCCAGATGCTGCGGGATCAGCCGGACCGCAGCGGTACCACGCAAGTCTTGGATCGTGACGACATCGGGCACCGCGCGTTGCCCCCGCGCCTCGGCCAACAGCGACACGTAATAACCCAGGCTTTGGTAGGCGTACGATCGGCACAGGTTGTAAACCCTGGCCCCGCGTGGAGTGGATCCGTTGGGGCTGGACAGGAACTCGCCCGGGTCAATCGTTTGAACGCCTTCGAACCGTCCCAGCCAATCGTCGGCGGTTTCGGCGACAAGCACGATGTTCAATTCAAATTCCTTTCTGATGACGCAACGGGTTCCAAGGTCAGCAAATTGGCATCGTAGGTGACAATGCCTAGCAGGATGGCCGACGTGACTTGCGACAACGGTGCCAAGTAATTGTTCGTCGGTGCGAACGGATTGGGGTGCAACGGATCGGCAATCAAAACATTGCCCGATCGGCGATCGTATCCGTGCAACACCACAAAGTGCCCGACCGGGTCGCCGACGATGTCGTCGGCAACGCTGCTGCGTCCGTCCGCATCCAGCGGTTGTGGCCGCTCGCGTGATTCCTGATACAGATAGGTCGCACTCAAACCACACAGAATCGGGACGCCGGCGGTCAACGTTTTCGTGATCAAATGATCGTCCAGGCGTTGCATCCGCACGCGACCGCCCAGACGGAGGTATTGCAAGTAGTATCCCGTCGCGACTTCAAAACGCTTCACATCGATGTCCTTGCGATCGCGTTTGGCCTGCAGTTGCCGATTCAGCTTTCGGGACAATCGATCGGCGTCGGCCGAACCGCTGATCGGGTCGAACCACGACGGATCAAACAGATGCAAATTGTACGTCGTGATCTCGGTGTCGTAGCCTCGCCCGAGCGCGTGACAACCCAATTGAACCGCCAACGTTCCCGACCCGTTTCCGCCGCCCGTTTCTCGGATCAGCTGACCAATTTCGACGGGATCGTTCCAGTAGGCGTAGACGGCAGCAAGGCACGTCGGACCACAACTTGAATCGTCGGGCTGGGGTTGGATTTCGAGATGCAACGCATGTTTCATGGAGCGACAGTGGCAAGACAACAGAACTCATCCGCTCCATACCAATGGGGTCGTAATGATGATTGCCAGATGCAAGGCATCTCGCGTACCAATCTGGATCGCTGCGGCGGTCACTTGACCGATCCTGGTCTCGTCCGGTC
Encoded here:
- a CDS encoding DUF488 family protein, which gives rise to MHERTTLKKESQAIEVVAALVQEKPSVLVCMEAEPCQCHRLRLANSVASLTGLEIVNLRA
- a CDS encoding sulfatase family protein is translated as MKVTPLIVVLIVGLSLQQAWRPGGLRGEEATVRPNIVLMMADDMGMGDTSAYQDFTGNGDAVQVHTPQMERLAKMGVRMTDAHTPSSRCSPTRYGLMTGRYPWRNRLKYWVLFGSQGDPMIEADRPTIASMLRDQGYSTGMVGKWHVGLRYRRSDGSPAAGWSDADLRQPLFTTPLDHGFDFARFTSRSHGTSGPDAGRKNAKKRNGPKQSVGPGHIHGRTAIAATANGKQLATDGPDAYVLSALGSRHSDHAIEFLERHTQSGRSSSKPFFLYYPSNSNHGPYTPDQAIDGKPVAGAARTKSGDPMDARHDFIYENDVALGRLLDWLETTDDPRHAGRKLIETTLVIFTSDNGAEKNSDIATGPFRSHKGSIYEGGHRVPFLAAWAAGGIGDGDATTPGRTYHEPIGLQDLYATVAEIVAADLPDLARGEKGAEDSFSVLAALRGESIADRPPLLFNDHKEAKGDPAAVALRLDSPTIDGTTYDGQWKLFFDARLLRAGVANPYELYNLAVDQWETNDRIDDPTLEPLVHFMTDQALLHRTAGGHRVAQFATTERLTIEWQAGGDIANQVDGKSVAETVIDFGDTPLTMVMAAVGGDQAVAGDRAAAGPAFRVGAAGLGIRGGRPGKVDRHEAIEITFDRDVIVESAAIVAGQDGVCGGSYRVGEGAPLAIYCIDADLDAKDQSGLLSDIGVLKAGATLRLDSSPHYGVEAPGSWTLQNLTIRLIQP
- a CDS encoding HpcH/HpaI aldolase family protein → MRKSKTLARLRNGEAIRTCVLGHYIPAYVCHAARAGYDCLWLDLEHRALTIHETQALLAFSHLYDIDVMLRPPTLEKTGLYRYLEDGATGLLIPHVSTAEKAQTLVDAVKFPPLGDRGIDNAGLDADFQIHDPDHYAQWANRETFLCVQIETPEGVRNVESIAAIEGVEMIFVGPGDLGLRLRQSGEMTIDEAWDAVAAACKKHGVAFGGPTMELDEMKKRRDLGAQLLVNSSEFGHFSKGLREDIRQYEELR
- a CDS encoding N-formylglutamate amidohydrolase; this encodes MTRKLVDHQHTSMDLISFANSDRAYVVTCEHGGNQVPHDFADAFGRGDAKAWLASHRGHDPGSLAAARQLAESLRVDRISSTTTRLLVDLNRSLDHESLFSKFTRDLADDRKRLILDRYYHPYRNAVGNAIDAIVDRGQTAIHFSVHTFTPRIAGVWRPIDLGLLFDPDAAGEAEYCRQWRQRLLERSPKRRILMNEPYAGTADGLTTALRKRYDSRRYFGIEIEINNRFFKRSPEHQRRVVDELLAAGRERPVD
- a CDS encoding glutamate-cysteine ligase family protein, yielding MADRLKLFDAYGIELEYMLVDRGSLAVRPVADVLLASLAGGELTSEYESGPITWSNELALHVIELKTTEPANKIRPLPSRFEKAIRDLGPTLDALNVRLMPTAMHPWMDPVVETALWPHQYHEIYDAYDKIFDCHSHGWANVQSVHLNLPFADDQEFARLHAAVRLVLPLLPALAASSPVVGGSYTGQLDSRMKFYGDHCSRVPSLVGDLIPEPIYDQGTYQAEILDRLFADIRPHAAGGALLGEFLNARGAIARFDRGSIELRVMDVQEYPGADIAICAAVVALLKELVAESWSSLHQQQTVSTELLRGILDQVSERAEHAKIESPDYLKLFGYSRSSCRAGDLWAFLLDRMKRHDEVLDSLFAPLQVITDRGTLATRICAALGKKFTLDDLKDVYDEVADSLDHWEPFQP
- a CDS encoding RimK family protein, with the protein product MLVAETADDWLGRFEGVQTIDPGEFLSSPNGSTPRGARVYNLCRSYAYQSLGYYVSLLAEARGQRAVPDVVTIQDLRGTAAVRLIPQHLEELIQKSLQSLTTDSFVLSVYFGENVAKKHGRLAKELYALFQAPLLRFKFTRGSKWRLRGASAIALNDVPKHHRQFVADAAQRHFTRRSTVRTKRQVTRYDMAILHDPKEGDLAPSDEAALKKMVKAAAKEGIAAELITREDTGRLLEFDALFIRETTAVNHHTYRTARRAQAAGMVVIDDPLSILRCSNKVYLAELLNRAKIPTPRTIVAHRGNADEVAGQLSFPCVLKRPDSAFSQGVVKAENADDLKRRLDEFFSDSELLIAQEYMRTDFDWRIGILDQRAVFACKYHMARGHWQIANHGSKGTKPKFGKCETLPVETAPRKAVAVALKAANLIGNGLYGVDVKESDGQFYVIEVNDNPNLDSGIEDAVLRDELYRRIMESFTRRIEIQKQLANAR
- a CDS encoding cysteine peptidase family C39 domain-containing protein; its protein translation is MKHALHLEIQPQPDDSSCGPTCLAAVYAYWNDPVEIGQLIRETGGGNGSGTLAVQLGCHALGRGYDTEITTYNLHLFDPSWFDPISGSADADRLSRKLNRQLQAKRDRKDIDVKRFEVATGYYLQYLRLGGRVRMQRLDDHLITKTLTAGVPILCGLSATYLYQESRERPQPLDADGRSSVADDIVGDPVGHFVVLHGYDRRSGNVLIADPLHPNPFAPTNNYLAPLSQVTSAILLGIVTYDANLLTLEPVASSERNLN